A region from the Pyrinomonadaceae bacterium genome encodes:
- a CDS encoding zf-TFIIB domain-containing protein → MDSKNKLNCPVDKNAELLRTELEPNLSSFSCYECEGHWIRGKEYWAWVEEHATDRAEQLHEEETLSLAEPGVPVDCPECRFRMVKYLVGRGLDFSVDHCAGCKGIWLDRNEWEALKKRNLHDDLHGILTQFWQAGAQREQRKKRLQQIYVDRFGEEDYEEIKRIRHWLDTKTNRVELIAYLTDKDPYEV, encoded by the coding sequence ATGGATTCCAAAAATAAATTGAATTGCCCGGTCGATAAAAACGCCGAACTTTTGCGCACCGAGCTGGAGCCGAATCTCTCGTCGTTCAGTTGTTACGAATGCGAAGGCCACTGGATTCGCGGCAAAGAGTATTGGGCCTGGGTCGAAGAGCATGCCACGGACCGCGCGGAGCAGCTGCATGAAGAGGAAACGCTTTCGCTGGCCGAACCGGGAGTGCCGGTTGATTGTCCGGAATGTCGCTTTCGCATGGTGAAGTACCTGGTCGGGCGCGGGCTCGACTTCTCGGTCGATCATTGCGCCGGCTGCAAAGGCATTTGGCTGGACCGCAACGAATGGGAAGCGCTGAAGAAGCGCAATCTTCACGACGATCTGCACGGCATCCTCACTCAGTTCTGGCAGGCGGGCGCGCAGCGCGAGCAGCGAAAGAAGCGTTTGCAGCAAATCTATGTTGATCGGTTCGGCGAAGAAGACTACGAAGAAATCAAACGCATCCGGCATTGGCTGGACACTAAGACAAATCGGGTAGAGTTGATCGCGTATCTCACCGACAAGGATCCTTACGAGGTGTAG